The Mycolicibacterium boenickei genome has a segment encoding these proteins:
- a CDS encoding zinc ribbon domain-containing protein, whose product MTDTPDDTDVPTTECRVCKVDVPDGKYCGLCGVPIDKERGDGPEWLRLSASCVAPDEHLLRPSIASSLFPHLSHQSRTPFRLAMLALLAGLVACAVLKLPAALIAVAALGLPLLFLIYLYESDAFRDLHRGNLALTVLLGIALGVGWVLLTGHIMAKSYGVPLGVGVTGSRIVRNGLGIPVGGAILMLVPAVAVRLLRPSSRESLDGFMIGALGATAFTAAATLTRLAPQLSTGMVAHNRPLSGLLVEAGIRGIAVPLTAASIGGLIGAALWFTRPATKVDKHVGYVRLVMFSCAFAVLIIYTALGLVDVARIPQWFQLAVHITVALLAILALRIGLHLALLHEAQDEIASDQPIFCPRCGHIVPDMSFCPHCGAATHASSRTSREERREHRPVRDPGSDAG is encoded by the coding sequence ATGACCGACACGCCTGACGACACCGACGTCCCGACCACCGAGTGCCGCGTCTGCAAGGTCGACGTGCCCGACGGCAAGTACTGCGGCCTGTGCGGGGTACCGATCGACAAGGAGCGGGGCGACGGGCCGGAATGGCTGCGCCTGAGCGCATCCTGTGTCGCCCCCGACGAACATCTGCTGCGTCCGTCGATCGCCAGCTCGCTGTTCCCCCACCTGTCGCACCAATCCCGAACCCCGTTCCGCCTCGCGATGCTCGCCTTGTTGGCCGGGTTGGTGGCCTGCGCCGTGCTGAAGCTGCCCGCGGCCCTGATCGCAGTCGCGGCGCTCGGACTTCCACTGCTGTTCCTGATTTATCTCTATGAGTCCGACGCCTTCCGCGACCTGCACCGCGGCAATTTGGCCCTGACCGTTCTCCTGGGAATCGCGCTTGGCGTGGGATGGGTGCTGCTCACCGGCCACATCATGGCCAAGTCCTACGGCGTCCCGCTCGGCGTCGGGGTGACCGGATCCCGGATCGTGCGCAACGGCTTGGGGATTCCGGTGGGCGGCGCAATCCTCATGCTGGTGCCCGCCGTCGCGGTCCGGCTGTTGCGGCCGTCCAGCCGGGAATCGTTGGACGGCTTCATGATCGGCGCCCTCGGCGCGACGGCCTTCACCGCGGCGGCCACGTTGACCCGGCTGGCACCGCAGTTGTCCACCGGGATGGTGGCGCACAACCGCCCGCTGTCCGGGCTGCTCGTCGAGGCCGGGATCCGCGGTATCGCAGTACCTTTGACCGCGGCGTCCATCGGAGGCCTGATCGGTGCGGCGTTGTGGTTCACCCGCCCGGCCACCAAGGTCGACAAACACGTCGGTTACGTCCGGCTCGTGATGTTCTCCTGCGCGTTCGCCGTGCTGATCATCTACACGGCATTGGGCCTGGTCGATGTGGCGCGTATCCCCCAGTGGTTCCAGTTGGCGGTGCACATCACCGTTGCGTTGCTGGCGATCTTGGCGCTGCGCATCGGTCTGCATCTGGCGCTGCTGCACGAAGCGCAAGACGAGATCGCCTCCGACCAACCCATCTTCTGCCCACGCTGCGGCCACATCGTGCCCGACATGTCGTTCTGCCCGCATTGCGGCGCGGCCACCCATGCGTCGTCACGCACCTCCCGTGAAGAACGCCGCGAGCACCGACCGGTCCGTGACCCGGGGTCGGACGCCGGATGA